Proteins from one Gimesia maris genomic window:
- a CDS encoding dihydroorotate dehydrogenase has product MNASTQTDPLAVSLNRLQLKNPILVASGTFGYAKEMAAFLDFSRLGGIIPKTITTEPRIGNPPPRTVETSAGLLNSIGLDNDGIDLFLEKQLNYLSSLETALIVNIAGRSIDEMAVMASRLDQYSDQITALELNISCPNVSGGVDYGTRPEMTEKMLKQVTESCQLPIIAKLTPNVTSVVEIAQAASAGGADAVSLINTVQGTAIDWRRRKPILGGIFGGLSGPAIKPVALRVVCQVARAVDVPIIGVGGIANIDDVMEFIVAGASAVQIGTANFYNPGLAAQLVSELEGILVSEKCSHISELVGSLEYPER; this is encoded by the coding sequence ATGAATGCCTCAACCCAAACGGACCCCTTAGCGGTTTCCCTGAACCGCCTGCAGCTCAAAAATCCCATTCTCGTTGCCTCGGGAACGTTCGGATACGCGAAAGAAATGGCAGCATTTCTGGATTTTTCCCGCCTGGGAGGCATTATCCCCAAGACGATTACCACAGAGCCACGCATCGGTAATCCACCTCCACGTACTGTAGAGACCAGTGCCGGCCTGCTTAATTCTATTGGTCTGGATAACGACGGAATCGATCTTTTTCTGGAAAAGCAACTGAATTACCTTTCCTCGCTTGAAACAGCCCTGATCGTTAATATTGCCGGACGCAGTATTGATGAAATGGCTGTCATGGCCTCCCGGCTGGATCAATACTCAGATCAGATCACGGCCCTCGAGCTGAATATCTCCTGTCCGAACGTCAGCGGTGGCGTCGATTATGGTACCCGGCCTGAGATGACTGAAAAAATGCTAAAGCAGGTCACTGAAAGCTGCCAGTTACCCATCATCGCGAAGCTGACACCAAACGTCACCAGCGTTGTTGAGATCGCACAGGCTGCCAGCGCAGGGGGTGCTGACGCGGTCTCCCTGATCAATACCGTACAGGGAACCGCAATCGACTGGCGCCGTCGAAAACCGATATTGGGTGGCATTTTTGGAGGCCTGAGTGGCCCCGCAATTAAACCGGTGGCGTTACGGGTTGTCTGTCAGGTGGCCCGCGCTGTCGACGTCCCCATTATTGGAGTCGGTGGCATTGCCAACATTGATGATGTCATGGAATTCATCGTCGCAGGAGCTTCAGCCGTTCAAATTGGAACCGCAAACTTCTACAATCCGGGCCTTGCGGCACAACTGGTCAGCGAACTGGAAGGGATACTGGTTTCCGAAAAATGCTCGCATATCAGCGAACTTGTAGGTTCGCTGGAGTATCCAGAACGTTAA
- the trpS gene encoding tryptophan--tRNA ligase, which translates to MRVLSGIQPTGRFHWGNYFGAIKQYIDLQENEQAFYFIADLHALTTIRDGKRLHQNTMEAAIDLLALGLDPQKATLFRQSDVPEITDLTWILMTITQLSLLEKCHAYKDKKEKGIAADAGLFTYPVLMAADILLYDSDLVPVGQDQIQHVEVTRDLAQRFNSLFGETLILPESRVLDTSAKVPGIDGEKMSKSYKNVIEIFEDPKKQRKKVMSIKTDSATLEDPKNPDTCAVYALYKLFANDEQQAELAQRYRAGGMGYGEAKQAVHDAALEYFGPARERREQLAADTSTLNDILAEGAHKAREKGKQVLDRVQAACGLGSKHLAK; encoded by the coding sequence ATGCGAGTGTTATCTGGAATCCAACCGACGGGCCGTTTCCACTGGGGAAATTATTTTGGCGCGATCAAGCAATACATTGATCTTCAGGAAAATGAACAGGCTTTCTACTTTATTGCCGACCTGCACGCCCTGACCACGATCCGAGATGGCAAACGCTTACATCAAAACACAATGGAAGCGGCCATCGATCTCCTGGCATTAGGACTGGATCCCCAAAAAGCTACCCTGTTCCGACAGTCGGACGTTCCCGAGATTACCGATCTCACGTGGATCCTGATGACGATTACCCAGCTGAGTCTGCTGGAAAAATGTCACGCCTACAAAGATAAGAAAGAAAAAGGGATCGCCGCTGACGCGGGGCTCTTTACTTACCCTGTACTGATGGCTGCCGACATTTTGCTGTATGACAGTGATCTGGTCCCCGTGGGACAGGATCAGATTCAACATGTCGAGGTCACACGCGACCTGGCTCAGCGATTCAATTCCCTGTTTGGGGAAACCCTGATTCTGCCCGAATCGCGAGTTCTGGATACGTCCGCTAAAGTGCCTGGCATAGACGGCGAAAAGATGTCCAAGAGTTATAAAAATGTAATCGAAATATTTGAGGATCCCAAAAAACAGCGTAAGAAAGTCATGTCGATCAAAACCGACTCTGCGACGCTCGAAGACCCCAAAAATCCGGACACCTGTGCCGTCTACGCCCTGTATAAACTCTTCGCCAATGACGAACAACAGGCAGAACTGGCACAGCGATATCGTGCGGGGGGGATGGGGTATGGAGAGGCAAAACAGGCCGTGCATGATGCTGCTCTTGAATATTTTGGACCAGCCCGAGAACGAAGAGAACAGCTTGCTGCAGATACCAGCACCCTGAATGATATTCTGGCTGAAGGTGCCCACAAAGCCAGAGAAAAAGGAAAACAGGTTCTGGACCGGGTTCAAGCCGCCTGTGGTCTGGGTTCAAAACATTTAGCAAAATGA
- a CDS encoding outer membrane protein assembly factor BamB family protein translates to MHCPALRVYLLPLLLIPLMGASVRASDWPMWRLDPARSAHTEQSLPESLHLQWVHRLPPLEPAFKNERLQFDAGYEPVVKDGILFYGSSLNDSVTALDLQTGKPLWQFTTDGPVRFAPVAWKDTVYFGSDDGCLYAVSAQTGNLIWKFRAVPSKRLILGNRRLISVWPVRGGPVIENDTVYFAAGVWPFEGAFVYALDTTTGKVKWMNDRLGFLYGQHPHAAEALGGVTPQGYLVISDEELIVPCGTAFPARLNKQTGKLIEFELPKPGRTPGGWFTAAGKAARRGETAVATPSLQFDRDVNSARHENGQNYGPDGKRGLRQQIQVGDQSLKYQAAIPGVQGTIHSLLATSDHLIAVTLEGSIYCLGPGKTTPVTYDSSLLEETASESNPLPNASLPAMFSDQLQAGGYVLLAGIPDAKLLNTLLTQPQLQIIYQENHSGQVKLLRQLYLERGQTSSKLAFLPGPLSEYELPAYFAQTIIAAEPVYSGMKTYSELISVLYPSLRPYGGTLFVKTSEADHQKLAAEFKNLSQAKISRKDGYSVFKKAGAIPGSSNYTGGWSSPDELVKAPVGVLWYDDSVGNFKRAPQPLFVDGVMISHSKYWQGYPAGIRPPYKLLAPQFADVYTGRKLDATQAEMLTTELPTLDQTQKQPSQYRPPYQKNDWSPAPPVIGERTNPLTGDTEPRAFPKSYGCDGGVDYSYLYTMRSGTAAFYDKRVESGTIHISGPRSGCTNSIVPANGLLNVPYYFQGCTCSYPLPVGLSMISMPETHEQWMVWGKSDVQQVHRVGLNFGAPGDRMTDKGTLWLDTPSVGGPSPELDLQISPKSVKAFYEHSLWIEGGRGWPWVGASGITGVREISLKQIKAGDYTVRLYFREPEYSSTGQRVFDISLNGKPLISQLDVLQETQSNQKILVREFSQIHLDNDLNLTLTAQKREPLICGLELIEQSLPIDSIVELPSQKQELLTKP, encoded by the coding sequence ATGCACTGTCCTGCTTTGAGAGTCTACCTGCTGCCGCTTCTGCTGATTCCTTTAATGGGAGCATCCGTCAGAGCCAGCGACTGGCCGATGTGGCGTCTGGACCCTGCCCGCTCTGCCCATACAGAACAATCACTTCCCGAGTCTCTTCATCTGCAGTGGGTACATCGGCTCCCACCACTGGAACCGGCTTTTAAAAATGAACGTCTGCAGTTTGACGCCGGTTATGAACCTGTTGTCAAAGATGGTATTCTGTTTTATGGTTCTTCACTGAATGACAGTGTGACGGCACTCGATCTCCAAACGGGGAAACCACTCTGGCAGTTCACGACCGATGGACCGGTTCGTTTTGCCCCGGTTGCCTGGAAAGACACTGTCTACTTTGGTTCGGATGACGGTTGTCTCTATGCCGTTTCTGCCCAGACAGGAAATCTGATCTGGAAGTTTCGTGCAGTACCATCTAAGCGTCTGATTCTGGGGAATCGGCGTCTGATATCTGTCTGGCCTGTACGGGGAGGCCCCGTCATTGAAAATGACACCGTTTATTTTGCAGCGGGAGTCTGGCCTTTCGAGGGTGCTTTTGTTTACGCCCTCGATACGACAACCGGCAAAGTTAAATGGATGAATGATCGCCTGGGATTCCTGTATGGTCAACACCCCCATGCTGCAGAAGCCCTGGGGGGCGTAACACCACAAGGCTATCTGGTGATCTCAGACGAAGAATTAATTGTTCCCTGTGGTACTGCTTTCCCGGCCCGCCTGAATAAACAGACGGGAAAACTGATTGAGTTTGAATTGCCCAAACCGGGACGCACTCCTGGAGGCTGGTTTACAGCCGCCGGCAAGGCAGCACGACGAGGCGAAACTGCAGTTGCCACTCCCAGTCTGCAATTCGACCGCGATGTCAATTCAGCCCGTCATGAAAATGGTCAGAATTATGGTCCCGATGGCAAGCGCGGGCTCAGGCAGCAGATTCAGGTCGGCGACCAGAGTCTTAAATATCAGGCAGCCATCCCGGGCGTGCAGGGAACCATCCATTCTCTACTCGCCACATCAGATCACTTGATTGCCGTGACACTCGAAGGCAGCATTTATTGTCTGGGACCGGGTAAAACGACACCAGTCACATATGACTCATCCTTACTGGAAGAGACAGCTTCAGAATCAAATCCGCTCCCAAATGCTTCATTACCTGCTATGTTTTCTGACCAGCTTCAAGCGGGCGGTTATGTCCTTCTGGCAGGAATTCCAGATGCAAAACTACTTAATACATTGCTGACTCAGCCACAGCTGCAAATCATTTACCAGGAAAATCATTCCGGTCAGGTCAAACTTCTGCGTCAGCTGTATTTAGAACGAGGTCAGACCAGTTCAAAACTGGCATTCCTCCCTGGTCCGCTCAGCGAATACGAACTTCCCGCCTACTTTGCGCAGACGATTATCGCTGCTGAACCCGTTTATTCTGGAATGAAAACTTACTCAGAACTGATTTCCGTGCTCTACCCATCACTCAGACCCTATGGTGGCACGTTATTCGTGAAAACCTCAGAAGCGGATCATCAAAAGCTGGCTGCAGAGTTCAAAAATCTCTCCCAGGCTAAAATTTCTCGCAAAGACGGTTATTCGGTGTTTAAAAAAGCGGGTGCCATCCCTGGATCTTCCAACTATACCGGCGGCTGGTCCAGCCCGGATGAGCTTGTAAAAGCTCCAGTCGGGGTGCTCTGGTATGACGACAGCGTGGGGAATTTTAAACGGGCTCCTCAACCACTGTTTGTAGACGGGGTCATGATTTCCCATTCGAAATACTGGCAGGGTTACCCCGCAGGGATTCGTCCTCCCTACAAATTACTTGCCCCCCAGTTTGCTGACGTCTATACGGGTAGAAAGCTGGATGCCACACAGGCAGAAATGCTGACCACAGAATTGCCCACGCTCGATCAAACTCAAAAGCAACCCAGTCAGTATCGCCCCCCCTATCAGAAAAACGACTGGAGTCCTGCGCCTCCCGTCATCGGCGAACGCACCAACCCACTCACAGGCGATACAGAGCCACGTGCTTTCCCCAAGAGTTATGGCTGCGATGGAGGTGTCGACTACAGCTACCTTTATACCATGCGATCCGGAACAGCAGCGTTCTACGACAAGCGAGTCGAAAGCGGAACGATTCATATCAGTGGCCCCCGCTCGGGCTGCACTAACAGCATCGTACCAGCCAATGGTTTGCTCAACGTCCCCTACTATTTCCAGGGATGTACCTGCAGCTATCCCCTGCCAGTCGGACTCTCCATGATTTCCATGCCCGAGACACATGAGCAATGGATGGTCTGGGGAAAAAGCGATGTACAGCAGGTTCACCGGGTGGGTTTGAACTTTGGTGCGCCCGGTGACCGCATGACCGACAAAGGGACACTCTGGCTGGATACTCCCAGTGTGGGTGGCCCTTCTCCGGAACTTGATCTGCAGATCAGTCCGAAATCAGTCAAGGCTTTCTATGAACATTCTCTCTGGATAGAAGGAGGCCGTGGCTGGCCATGGGTTGGTGCATCCGGAATCACGGGGGTCCGAGAGATCAGTTTGAAGCAAATCAAAGCGGGAGATTACACGGTCCGGCTTTATTTCAGAGAGCCGGAGTATTCCAGTACCGGGCAACGGGTCTTCGATATTTCACTCAATGGAAAGCCCCTGATCAGCCAGCTTGATGTTTTACAGGAAACACAATCCAACCAGAAGATCCTGGTACGCGAGTTTTCACAAATCCATCTCGATAATGATTTGAATCTGACATTGACCGCACAGAAGAGAGAACCATTGATTTGCGGCCTGGAACTGATCGAGCAGAGTCTGCCAATCGATTCCATAGTGGAACTGCCTTCTCAAAAACAGGAACTGCTTACGAAACCCTGA
- a CDS encoding sulfatase-like hydrolase/transferase codes for MSQNQVQSKYHTTCRFISLALLFCLCSAFGLKAAETPPNIIMIVSDDQGYRDLGSFGSEEIMTPHLDRLAKEGAKLTSFYVTWPACTPSRGSLLTGRYPQRNGIYDMIRNEAPDFGHKYKPAEYEVTFERIGGMDVREKLLPALLKPAGYVSAIYGKWDLGIHKRFLPLARGFDDFYGFTNTGIDYFTHERYGVPSMYRNNQPTEEDKGTYCTYLFQREAVRFIKENHQKPFFLYLPFNAPHGASSLDPRIRGGAQAPEKYKNMYPHLKDTLVTKKKTGRYEFRERPDGPVIHQGVSASKRRLEYVASITCMDDAIGEVLGLLDEYQIADNTIVVFFSDNGGSGGADNSPLKGKKGMMFEGGIRVPCLVRYPAKIKPGTVNDELLTSLELVPTFLKEAAIPLPENVVIDGYDMLPVLMGKTTSPRNEMYWQRREDKAARVGHWKWVESEKGSGLFDLSQDIGEKHDLSPTHPKKLEEMKNHFANWKKQMADAEPRGPFRDY; via the coding sequence ATGAGTCAGAATCAGGTTCAGTCCAAATATCATACCACTTGCAGATTCATCAGTCTGGCTCTGCTGTTTTGTCTGTGTTCGGCGTTCGGGTTGAAAGCAGCCGAAACGCCTCCCAATATCATTATGATTGTCAGCGATGATCAGGGATATCGGGATCTGGGGAGCTTTGGCAGTGAGGAAATTATGACTCCTCATCTGGATCGCCTGGCAAAAGAAGGAGCGAAGTTGACCAGCTTCTATGTCACCTGGCCTGCCTGCACTCCGAGTCGAGGTAGTCTGTTGACCGGCCGCTATCCACAGCGAAACGGTATCTATGACATGATTCGCAATGAAGCACCTGATTTTGGTCATAAATACAAGCCTGCGGAATATGAAGTGACCTTCGAACGGATAGGCGGGATGGACGTCCGCGAAAAGTTACTGCCGGCGTTGTTGAAACCGGCAGGTTATGTCAGCGCCATTTATGGAAAATGGGATCTGGGTATTCACAAGCGGTTCCTGCCTCTCGCCAGGGGGTTCGATGATTTTTATGGATTTACGAATACCGGCATCGACTACTTCACTCACGAGCGATATGGCGTGCCTTCAATGTATCGCAATAATCAGCCCACAGAGGAAGACAAAGGCACGTATTGCACGTACCTGTTTCAGCGGGAAGCGGTTCGTTTTATCAAAGAGAATCATCAGAAACCATTTTTTCTTTATTTGCCTTTCAACGCACCCCACGGTGCCTCCAGCCTGGATCCTCGAATTCGTGGCGGAGCGCAGGCTCCGGAAAAATACAAAAACATGTATCCGCATTTGAAGGATACCCTGGTGACAAAGAAGAAAACCGGGCGCTATGAATTTCGGGAACGTCCGGATGGACCGGTGATTCATCAGGGAGTTTCAGCAAGTAAAAGACGACTGGAGTATGTGGCCTCTATCACCTGCATGGACGATGCGATTGGCGAAGTGCTGGGTTTGCTGGACGAATATCAAATTGCTGACAATACCATTGTGGTCTTCTTTTCTGACAACGGAGGCAGCGGAGGCGCTGATAACAGCCCTCTCAAAGGGAAAAAAGGGATGATGTTCGAAGGGGGAATCCGCGTACCCTGCCTGGTGCGCTACCCCGCCAAAATTAAACCGGGTACGGTGAATGATGAACTGCTGACATCACTGGAACTGGTTCCGACATTTCTTAAAGAAGCAGCGATTCCTCTGCCAGAAAATGTTGTCATCGATGGTTACGACATGTTGCCTGTTCTGATGGGGAAAACAACCTCTCCCCGAAACGAAATGTACTGGCAACGCCGCGAGGATAAAGCCGCGCGGGTCGGACACTGGAAATGGGTGGAGTCGGAAAAGGGGAGTGGCCTGTTTGACCTGTCACAGGATATTGGTGAGAAACATGATCTCTCCCCAACCCATCCTAAAAAACTGGAAGAAATGAAGAACCATTTTGCGAACTGGAAAAAACAGATGGCCGATGCAGAACCCCGAGGCCCATTTCGCGATTATTAA
- a CDS encoding endo alpha-1,4 polygalactosaminidase: MKLRTLQLLLFVLCLIISTIQPLSAMEQKRFIPAGFQLYYGSDPQVLDQLQQRIQPGQVIVIELRGLSPAQIQKLADRAHQEKAKLIAYLSVGELGQIEYQNFQQYLQQHAPQISLADLTLSKNETFQSWQMDVSQPAWRDFLIQRVKQIYQQPVDGLFLDTVDTVDFYITNQAWKIPRRVQSVKAMVALIREVKAVSPEKFILQNRGLNLIGNSVFVGDATGVFVPGLNLQQVHPHNPDGLLWESAYMHAGDWIESKEREMIQIQKQGFTSVFTLGYTDTNAERNQFFQKSRAAGFIPAWGSSTTRLHLELTESE; the protein is encoded by the coding sequence ATGAAATTACGTACGCTTCAGCTACTGCTCTTCGTTCTCTGCCTGATAATCTCAACGATTCAGCCTCTTTCAGCTATGGAGCAAAAACGCTTCATACCTGCCGGCTTTCAACTCTATTACGGCAGCGATCCACAGGTATTAGACCAGTTACAGCAGCGTATCCAGCCGGGCCAGGTGATTGTCATAGAACTTCGCGGTCTGTCTCCAGCACAGATCCAAAAGCTGGCTGATCGAGCTCATCAGGAAAAAGCAAAACTGATCGCGTATCTCAGTGTGGGAGAACTGGGACAGATTGAATACCAGAATTTTCAACAGTATTTACAACAACATGCCCCCCAGATTTCTCTGGCAGACCTGACGCTCAGTAAAAACGAAACGTTCCAGTCATGGCAGATGGATGTCAGCCAGCCTGCCTGGCGCGATTTTCTGATTCAGCGGGTCAAGCAGATCTATCAACAACCCGTTGATGGCCTGTTTCTGGATACCGTCGATACGGTTGATTTCTATATCACGAATCAAGCCTGGAAAATTCCACGTAGAGTGCAAAGTGTGAAAGCCATGGTTGCTCTGATCCGTGAGGTCAAAGCGGTATCACCAGAAAAGTTCATCCTGCAGAACCGGGGGCTAAATCTGATTGGCAATTCCGTCTTTGTGGGGGATGCCACAGGAGTCTTTGTTCCGGGGCTGAATCTGCAGCAGGTGCATCCTCACAATCCGGATGGTTTACTCTGGGAGTCTGCTTACATGCATGCCGGTGACTGGATCGAGTCAAAAGAACGCGAGATGATTCAAATCCAGAAGCAGGGTTTCACATCAGTATTCACGCTTGGTTATACAGATACAAACGCCGAGCGCAACCAGTTCTTCCAGAAAAGTCGCGCTGCCGGTTTCATTCCCGCCTGGGGGAGTTCCACAACACGATTACACCTGGAACTGACAGAGTCTGAGTGA
- a CDS encoding phosphoadenylyl-sulfate reductase, with protein MARLTQADLSDLNESFEERTPLELIHWAQEMFGTRLAALSSMQRAGCVVAHMLSEIKADIPILFVDTGVLFQETLETRDRLIQEYGVNIVTLMPEKTMQEQTEELGILYLSVEGQEQCCDLRKTQPLIQVAEQYDALIGSLRRADGGQRANVPILAIDPAMNCLRVNILASLSKEEFQAYLEENQIITNPLHRQGYPTIGCNRCTTPVMESEPGRAGRWRHLGPWSQYCGINPTDVAGKHAPSIELPQDLVDRILGRETDFMI; from the coding sequence ATGGCACGTCTGACACAGGCCGATTTATCAGATCTGAACGAGTCCTTTGAAGAACGGACACCGTTGGAACTGATCCACTGGGCACAGGAAATGTTTGGCACACGTCTCGCAGCATTATCGTCGATGCAGCGTGCGGGGTGTGTCGTCGCCCATATGTTGAGTGAGATTAAGGCCGACATTCCCATTCTGTTTGTCGATACCGGAGTTCTGTTTCAGGAAACCCTCGAAACCAGGGATCGCCTGATTCAAGAGTATGGCGTCAATATCGTCACGCTCATGCCTGAGAAAACAATGCAGGAACAGACAGAAGAACTCGGTATTCTCTATCTTTCCGTTGAAGGACAGGAGCAGTGCTGTGATTTACGTAAAACGCAGCCATTGATCCAGGTCGCCGAACAATACGACGCCCTGATTGGGAGCCTGCGTCGCGCGGATGGCGGACAGCGTGCTAATGTACCGATCCTGGCGATTGACCCCGCGATGAACTGTCTGCGGGTCAATATTCTCGCCAGTCTTTCCAAAGAAGAATTTCAGGCTTATCTTGAAGAGAATCAGATCATTACCAACCCATTGCATCGGCAGGGATATCCTACGATCGGATGTAACCGGTGTACGACTCCGGTTATGGAGAGTGAACCCGGTCGAGCCGGCCGCTGGCGGCATCTGGGGCCCTGGTCTCAGTATTGCGGAATTAATCCGACCGATGTCGCAGGTAAACATGCACCTTCGATTGAACTTCCTCAGGATCTGGTGGATCGAATTCTGGGACGTGAAACCGACTTCATGATCTAA